In Bryobacteraceae bacterium, the following proteins share a genomic window:
- a CDS encoding M48 family metallopeptidase: MTPNQQGQWDAFYYDGRSADREPVRVTFSTSSLTIERRNGLLLHWQYSELRRGDASFEGGPLRLERGKPAREVLLVPDARVGAYLKSIAPYGGLGATRGGHTAGKVLAALLAATVFAVYALFQWVLPAAGDYAASRIPPSWESKLGETVVRQLTVLASVCQDPARRKPVEDVVARIAKQYPGNPYRFRVYLVDSEMVNAIAAPGGHIVVYRGLIEKTRSADELAAVLAHEVAHVTGRHGTKAMMRSVTLWTILSLLVGDTSGAIVSLAGALEELRFSRAQEEQADAEARRVFEQAHLDPAAMVRIFKMLEETSPSMPGESYLSTHPRMADRVATIEQWSAEQRYTPSPALPGTPWPPLVRGCAGAGN, encoded by the coding sequence ATGACTCCGAACCAGCAGGGCCAGTGGGATGCTTTCTACTACGACGGCCGGAGCGCCGATCGCGAACCGGTACGCGTGACGTTCTCAACGTCCTCGCTGACGATTGAACGGCGCAACGGTCTGCTGTTGCACTGGCAGTACAGTGAGCTTCGGCGGGGGGACGCGTCGTTCGAGGGCGGTCCGCTGCGATTGGAGCGCGGGAAGCCGGCGCGGGAAGTATTGTTGGTTCCGGACGCCCGGGTGGGCGCGTACCTGAAGAGCATCGCGCCGTACGGAGGGCTCGGCGCGACTCGCGGCGGACACACGGCCGGCAAGGTGCTCGCGGCGCTGCTGGCCGCTACCGTCTTCGCCGTCTACGCGTTGTTTCAGTGGGTGCTGCCGGCGGCGGGAGACTACGCCGCCTCGCGGATTCCGCCGTCGTGGGAGTCGAAGCTGGGAGAAACCGTCGTTCGCCAGTTGACGGTTCTCGCCAGCGTCTGCCAGGACCCGGCGCGGCGAAAGCCGGTGGAGGACGTGGTGGCGCGGATCGCGAAGCAGTATCCCGGCAACCCGTACCGCTTCCGTGTGTACCTGGTTGACAGCGAGATGGTGAACGCGATCGCCGCGCCCGGCGGGCACATCGTCGTCTACCGGGGGCTGATCGAGAAAACGCGCTCCGCTGACGAACTCGCCGCGGTGCTGGCGCACGAGGTGGCGCATGTCACCGGACGCCATGGCACCAAGGCGATGATGCGCAGCGTCACGCTGTGGACGATCCTGTCGCTTCTGGTGGGCGATACCTCGGGCGCCATCGTCAGCCTGGCCGGCGCGCTCGAGGAACTGCGCTTCAGCCGGGCGCAGGAGGAGCAGGCCGACGCGGAGGCGCGGCGTGTGTTCGAACAGGCGCATCTTGATCCGGCGGCGATGGTGCGCATCTTCAAGATGCTCGAAGAGACGAGTCCGTCGATGCCGGGCGAGAGCTATCTTTCCACGCATCCGCGCATGGCGGATCGTGTGGCGACGATTGAACAGTGGTCGGCCGAACAGCGCTACACGCCGTCGCCCGCGCTGCCAGGTACGCCCTGGCCGCCGTTGGTGCGCGGGTGCGCCGGCGCCGGGAATTAA
- a CDS encoding hotdog domain-containing protein, protein MNDIPVGLSLERSILVTSELAIDFLGVEEARVFATPHLVWQLEMTCRNSIKPLVGEDYDSVGTDVSVRHFAATPLGMTVHFRSEVIHVDGNRVRFRVEAWDEKERVSEGTHERYVVHIPRFAARVRAKAAGQ, encoded by the coding sequence ATGAATGACATCCCCGTGGGCCTCTCGCTCGAGCGATCCATCCTCGTGACGAGCGAACTGGCCATCGACTTTCTCGGCGTCGAAGAGGCGCGCGTCTTTGCCACCCCGCACCTGGTGTGGCAACTCGAAATGACCTGCCGGAACTCGATCAAACCGCTTGTCGGCGAGGACTACGATTCCGTCGGGACCGACGTTTCCGTAAGGCACTTCGCCGCCACGCCTCTCGGCATGACCGTGCATTTCCGCTCCGAAGTGATCCACGTCGACGGCAACCGCGTGAGGTTCCGTGTTGAGGCGTGGGACGAAAAAGAGCGAGTCTCCGAAGGCACGCACGAGCGCTACGTCGTTCACATCCCGCGCTTCGCCGCCCGGGTGCGGGCGAAGGCCGCCGGGCAGTGA
- a CDS encoding mechanosensitive ion channel yields MTELWQQVSAHVTPYLPRLAGALATLVIGWILALIVASVVRGVLRRTSLDNKLAAAIAGEEQMKGFDLERWISRGAFYIAMLFVLVAFFHALGLESVSAPMNVLLASLFAFAPRALAALLLAMAAWLVATVMRTAVRRVMGAAALGKFSAGAGIAESERTALSARAGDAVYWLVMLLFVPAILGTLDLDGILEPLQVMMASFLGFLPRLLGAAAVMLVGWFAARILRQVVSSLLAAAGIDQAAERAGVGNVLGGMPASAAAGGLAYILVLIPATVAALNALGLEAVTQPASNLLNSLLSAVPLLFGAALILIFAWVTARLVGGIVTNLLRGIGFDRVPAKLGITTAASASRGIGSLATVAVVLFGAAEAARFMGFRVVEEMSAGAIVFGSHILVGVAIFGIGLYLANLAAGAVSQSAGNEAALLATAVRIAVIVFAGAMALRQMGLANEIVSLAFGLILGAVAVAVAIAFGIGGREVAGRRLEHWVRTIEGEKGAAASRGAFHD; encoded by the coding sequence ATGACAGAACTCTGGCAACAAGTGTCCGCCCATGTAACCCCTTATCTTCCCAGACTCGCGGGAGCGCTGGCGACCCTGGTGATCGGATGGATCCTGGCCCTCATCGTGGCCTCGGTGGTTCGCGGCGTCCTCCGGAGGACCAGCCTCGACAACAAACTCGCGGCGGCGATCGCCGGCGAGGAACAGATGAAAGGCTTCGATCTCGAACGGTGGATCTCACGCGGCGCATTCTACATCGCCATGTTGTTTGTGCTCGTGGCGTTCTTCCACGCCCTCGGGCTGGAATCGGTAAGCGCGCCGATGAACGTGCTCTTGGCATCGCTGTTCGCCTTCGCGCCGCGAGCGCTGGCCGCGCTTCTGCTGGCGATGGCGGCGTGGCTGGTGGCGACGGTCATGCGGACGGCCGTGCGGAGGGTGATGGGCGCGGCCGCGCTGGGGAAATTCAGCGCCGGAGCCGGCATCGCCGAAAGCGAACGAACCGCGCTTTCCGCCCGCGCCGGCGACGCTGTCTACTGGCTGGTGATGCTGCTGTTCGTCCCGGCGATTTTGGGGACGCTCGATCTCGACGGGATCCTCGAGCCGCTGCAAGTGATGATGGCGAGCTTCCTCGGATTTCTGCCGCGTCTGCTGGGCGCTGCCGCGGTGATGCTGGTGGGATGGTTCGCGGCGCGGATTCTGCGGCAGGTGGTGTCGAGCCTGCTGGCGGCGGCGGGAATCGACCAGGCGGCCGAGCGCGCCGGCGTCGGCAATGTTCTTGGCGGAATGCCGGCCTCGGCGGCCGCCGGCGGCCTTGCCTACATCCTGGTGCTGATCCCGGCCACCGTCGCCGCGCTGAACGCCCTCGGCCTGGAGGCGGTGACGCAGCCGGCGAGCAACCTGTTGAACTCGCTGCTTTCCGCGGTCCCGCTGTTGTTCGGGGCGGCCTTGATCCTCATCTTCGCCTGGGTGACTGCGCGGCTGGTGGGCGGCATCGTGACGAACCTGCTGCGCGGCATCGGGTTCGACCGCGTACCCGCCAAGCTTGGAATCACCACTGCCGCCAGCGCTTCTCGGGGAATCGGAAGCCTGGCCACGGTCGCCGTGGTGCTGTTCGGCGCGGCCGAAGCGGCGCGCTTCATGGGTTTCCGGGTAGTGGAGGAGATGTCGGCCGGCGCGATCGTCTTCGGTTCGCACATTCTAGTCGGCGTGGCGATCTTCGGAATCGGGCTGTACCTGGCGAACCTCGCCGCCGGCGCCGTGTCGCAATCGGCGGGAAATGAAGCAGCGCTGCTCGCCACGGCGGTTCGCATCGCGGTGATCGTTTTCGCCGGCGCGATGGCGCTGCGCCAGATGGGTCTTGCCAACGAGATCGTCAGCCTCGCATTCGGGTTGATTCTCGGCGCCGTGGCCGTGGCGGTGGCGATCGCTTTCGGTATCGGCGGCCGGGAGGTAGCCGGACGCCGGCTTGAGCACTGGGTACGCACCATCGAAGGAGAGAAGGGCGCCGCCGCGTCACGCGGCGCTTTCCACGACTGA
- a CDS encoding sulfatase yields MPRPPISRRDWLRVAPLGAAGCSRSRPASRPNILFAIADDQSYPHAGAYGDELARTPAFDRVAREGVLFTRSYCAAPSCTPSRSAILTGRAIWQVEEGGVLYGTLNPHYPLFTHALADAGYHVGFTGKPWAPGNWQSGGLTRHPNGREFNARRMTQPPPPGIDPRDYAANFDDFLARRSVGQPFFFWFGCTEPHRVYDAGRGRRLGKSMDKVTVPGYWPDTPTVRNDFLDYCAEIDWFDAHLGRMLATLERAGELDNTIIVVTSDNGMPFPRCKVNLYDRGVHMPLAIRWGRGAAGGRRAGEFVSHTDFAPTFLESAGIAPPAGMVGRSLMPLLRGQTDRSRDCAYTALERHTWCRPEGATYPVRAIHTERYAYLRNFQPDRWPTGGAFISSNKTTHGDIDACPTKTFLERNWALYPKPWALCAGRRPAEELYDLEADPDQLRNLAADPAHSAARSELWSRLERHLRDTADPRIAGRDPWQGYVYHQTIGFGATFNRGLSPKERDQAAGRGSHKPE; encoded by the coding sequence ATGCCCCGTCCGCCAATCTCACGCCGTGACTGGCTTCGGGTTGCGCCGCTGGGCGCCGCCGGTTGCTCCCGGTCCCGTCCGGCCAGCCGTCCCAATATCCTTTTTGCCATCGCCGACGATCAATCGTATCCGCACGCCGGCGCCTACGGCGACGAGCTAGCCCGCACGCCGGCGTTCGATCGCGTCGCCCGGGAAGGCGTGCTCTTCACGCGGTCCTATTGCGCCGCCCCATCGTGTACGCCGTCGCGTTCGGCGATCCTTACCGGCCGCGCGATCTGGCAAGTGGAAGAAGGCGGCGTTCTCTATGGAACGCTCAATCCTCACTATCCGCTTTTCACCCACGCTCTCGCTGACGCCGGCTATCACGTTGGGTTCACCGGCAAGCCGTGGGCGCCGGGTAACTGGCAGTCCGGCGGACTTACCCGGCATCCCAACGGCCGGGAGTTCAACGCCCGCAGGATGACGCAGCCTCCGCCGCCGGGCATCGACCCGCGAGACTACGCGGCCAATTTCGACGACTTTCTCGCCAGGCGCTCCGTGGGACAACCCTTCTTCTTCTGGTTCGGCTGCACGGAGCCGCATCGCGTTTATGATGCCGGCCGCGGCCGTCGGCTGGGTAAGTCCATGGACAAAGTTACCGTGCCCGGCTACTGGCCCGATACGCCAACCGTCCGGAACGACTTCCTTGATTACTGTGCCGAGATCGACTGGTTCGACGCGCATCTCGGACGGATGCTCGCCACGCTAGAGCGCGCCGGCGAACTCGACAACACGATCATCGTTGTCACCAGCGACAACGGAATGCCGTTTCCGCGATGCAAGGTCAATCTGTATGACCGCGGTGTCCACATGCCGCTTGCCATTCGCTGGGGCCGAGGCGCGGCAGGGGGTCGCCGCGCGGGCGAGTTCGTCAGTCACACCGATTTCGCGCCCACCTTTCTGGAATCCGCCGGCATCGCCCCGCCCGCCGGCATGGTGGGCCGCAGCCTGATGCCGCTGTTGCGCGGCCAGACCGATCGGTCCCGCGACTGCGCCTACACCGCGCTGGAGCGGCACACCTGGTGCCGTCCCGAGGGCGCAACGTACCCCGTCCGCGCCATCCATACCGAGCGCTACGCCTATCTGCGTAACTTCCAGCCCGATCGATGGCCCACCGGGGGAGCGTTCATTTCATCGAACAAAACCACCCACGGCGACATTGACGCGTGCCCCACCAAGACGTTCCTCGAACGCAACTGGGCGCTCTATCCGAAGCCGTGGGCGCTATGCGCCGGCCGCCGTCCCGCCGAGGAGTTGTACGACCTCGAAGCCGATCCCGATCAGCTCAGAAACCTTGCGGCCGACCCTGCCCACTCCGCTGCCAGGTCCGAGTTGTGGAGCCGCCTCGAACGTCACCTCCGCGACACCGCCGACCCTCGCATCGCCGGGCGAGATCCCTGGCAGGGTTACGTGTATCATCAAACCATCGGTTTCGGCGCTACGTTCAATCGCGGGCTGTCTCCCAAAGAACGGGACCAGGCGGCGGGGCGCGGATCGCACAAGCCGGAATAG
- a CDS encoding tetratricopeptide repeat protein, with product MRRVLCAVPAGMAVALVCLAADSAQLFEARLIRAENLRKAGQYAESDKEYAGALEVAAKFGPVDPRTAKALNNRASVLLQLGDLPGAESHFRKAIAIWEAILGPADPQVATGLNNLGESLRAQGRFADAESVYKRSLEIRRQTLEDSPGAVASTLNALGTVAQGTGDLASAEARHKEALGLYQGQKKPNEIGVAATMNNLAEVYRNQQRYSEAEPLYLQALEIRRDLYGDDHPETAGILNNYAALLNDQGDYARAETYYRRVLDIRRRTYGENHAAVANALNNLGALLKRSGRTEEAQDALARSLATFEKTVGPSHPYVSAVLTNLGELHSSVGRFAEAEPLLRRAIEIASATQGPNTVQVAVMTHNLGALFARQQKYPGAEKLYAQAAAIREKVHGKEHPAVAAEELEVARMIQAQGRYTEAGAYFQRAARTYENSGGTSDPAYAESLSGYATTLRQARRDREAERVEDRVRALLPK from the coding sequence ATGAGGCGTGTTCTTTGCGCCGTCCCGGCTGGGATGGCTGTGGCGTTGGTGTGTCTGGCCGCCGATTCCGCGCAGCTATTCGAAGCACGATTGATTCGGGCGGAAAACCTTCGTAAGGCCGGCCAGTATGCGGAGTCGGACAAAGAGTACGCCGGCGCCCTGGAGGTAGCCGCGAAGTTCGGTCCGGTGGATCCGCGCACCGCCAAGGCGCTCAACAATCGCGCCTCGGTTCTCCTTCAGCTGGGCGATCTTCCCGGCGCGGAATCGCACTTTCGAAAAGCGATCGCCATTTGGGAAGCCATCCTCGGCCCCGCCGATCCCCAGGTGGCCACGGGCCTCAACAACCTGGGCGAGTCGCTGCGCGCGCAAGGACGATTCGCCGACGCGGAAAGCGTCTACAAGCGGTCGCTGGAGATTCGCCGCCAGACCCTCGAGGACTCGCCCGGGGCCGTCGCTTCCACGTTGAACGCGCTCGGAACCGTGGCGCAGGGCACTGGCGATCTCGCTTCCGCGGAGGCGCGCCACAAGGAGGCGCTGGGCCTATACCAGGGACAGAAGAAGCCCAACGAAATCGGCGTCGCCGCCACGATGAACAACCTTGCCGAGGTGTACCGGAACCAGCAGAGATACTCGGAGGCTGAACCGCTCTACCTGCAAGCGCTCGAGATCCGGCGCGACCTGTACGGTGACGATCATCCGGAAACCGCCGGCATCCTGAACAACTACGCCGCCCTTCTGAACGATCAGGGCGACTACGCACGCGCCGAAACATACTACCGGCGCGTGCTCGACATCCGGCGGCGGACATATGGTGAGAACCACGCCGCCGTGGCGAACGCGTTGAACAATCTCGGCGCCTTGTTGAAGCGTTCGGGCCGGACCGAGGAAGCGCAGGACGCGCTCGCGCGCTCGCTCGCGACTTTCGAGAAAACGGTCGGACCCTCGCATCCCTATGTTTCGGCGGTGCTCACCAACCTCGGCGAGCTCCATTCCTCGGTGGGCCGCTTCGCCGAAGCCGAGCCACTGCTCCGGCGCGCTATCGAGATCGCTTCTGCCACGCAGGGCCCCAACACCGTGCAAGTCGCCGTGATGACGCACAATCTCGGCGCCTTATTCGCCCGCCAGCAAAAGTATCCAGGGGCGGAGAAGCTCTATGCGCAGGCCGCGGCCATCCGTGAGAAAGTTCATGGAAAAGAGCATCCGGCCGTGGCGGCGGAGGAACTGGAAGTTGCCCGGATGATTCAGGCGCAGGGCCGGTACACAGAGGCGGGCGCGTACTTTCAGCGTGCCGCCCGAACCTACGAGAATTCCGGCGGTACGTCGGACCCGGCCTACGCCGAGTCCCTCTCCGGCTACGCCACAACCTTGCGCCAGGCGCGACGGGATCGCGAGGCGGAGCGGGTCGAGGACCGCGTTCGCGCTCTGCTCCCCAAGTGA
- a CDS encoding carboxymuconolactone decarboxylase family protein: MATFGLIEYEDASAEVREVYDDIMRTRNTDRVNNVWKALAHDPARLREFWLRIKTIMGPGGDLDPLVKEMIYIAVSVTNHCEYCIASHTASARKKGLTPEMFSELMAVIGLANEGNRIAAGYQLEVDAQFRTP, translated from the coding sequence ATGGCTACGTTCGGACTGATCGAATACGAGGACGCCTCAGCGGAAGTGCGCGAAGTCTACGACGACATCATGCGCACGCGGAACACGGATCGGGTGAACAACGTTTGGAAAGCGCTTGCGCACGATCCGGCGCGGCTGCGCGAATTTTGGCTGCGGATCAAGACGATCATGGGCCCGGGGGGCGATCTGGACCCGCTGGTGAAAGAAATGATCTACATCGCCGTGAGCGTGACCAATCATTGCGAATACTGCATTGCATCGCACACGGCATCGGCCAGGAAGAAAGGGCTGACGCCGGAGATGTTCAGCGAACTGATGGCCGTGATCGGGCTCGCAAATGAAGGCAATCGGATCGCCGCGGGATACCAGTTGGAGGTGGACGCACAGTTCCGCACGCCATGA
- a CDS encoding serine/threonine-protein kinase gives MSTGPRHLVRPLSETGSTLGGDLPAGLAEAAAGRLGWVAALFSVTFAFMHLLYRTLAPAQTLPAHQLITAFSVLLGAAMAGLAWSRRLPASLTLDIGLIFQVVAALTISLGESALPLSEGLVRGHSAIAIWLVLFVLVVPSPAGKAALAAFVTACMGPLGMAITIAVKDYPRPLPQQWAVLYTSSFVMVGASVILSRFVYKLGVHSSGPAEVGSYELLDLLGEGGMGEVWRARHRLLVREAAVKLIRPERLGPQTGSDIDAVRRRFEREARATAALNSPFTVAVHDYGVADDGSFYYVMELLRGLDLEGLVEKFGPVSARRAVYILIQVCDSLAEAHAAGLTHRDVKPRNIFLCRLGTNYDCVKVLDFGLVKVRSASGESRLTREGVTTGTPAYMSPEMALGHHDVDARTDIYATGCVAYWLLTGQLVFDAPNALSMALEHVQRAPVRPSQRTEIDIPPVLEEIVMRCLEKDPAKRPQSARELKTLLERTPLAEEWTNDLAEEWWRRHAPIQEAPFRADQTTA, from the coding sequence ATGAGCACCGGCCCGCGCCATCTCGTCCGTCCGCTTTCGGAAACCGGTTCGACGCTCGGGGGCGACCTTCCGGCCGGTCTTGCCGAGGCCGCCGCGGGGCGTCTCGGCTGGGTGGCGGCGCTTTTCTCCGTAACGTTCGCCTTCATGCACCTGCTGTACCGGACACTGGCGCCGGCGCAGACCTTGCCGGCACACCAGCTCATCACCGCGTTCAGCGTCCTGCTGGGAGCCGCCATGGCCGGCCTGGCATGGAGCCGGCGGCTCCCGGCGTCGCTCACGCTCGATATCGGCCTGATCTTCCAGGTGGTCGCCGCGCTCACCATTTCGCTGGGTGAATCCGCGCTGCCGCTTTCGGAAGGATTGGTGCGGGGCCACTCGGCGATCGCCATATGGTTGGTGTTGTTCGTGCTGGTGGTGCCGTCGCCGGCGGGGAAGGCGGCGCTGGCGGCGTTCGTCACCGCGTGCATGGGCCCACTCGGCATGGCCATCACCATCGCCGTGAAGGACTATCCGCGGCCGTTGCCGCAGCAGTGGGCAGTGCTCTATACCAGCAGTTTCGTCATGGTGGGCGCTTCGGTAATCTTGTCCCGCTTCGTCTACAAACTTGGCGTGCATAGTTCGGGTCCCGCGGAGGTCGGGTCGTACGAGTTGCTGGATCTGCTCGGCGAAGGCGGCATGGGCGAGGTGTGGCGGGCTCGCCACCGGCTGCTGGTGCGGGAAGCGGCGGTGAAGCTGATCCGGCCGGAGCGGCTGGGTCCGCAAACCGGCTCCGATATCGACGCCGTGCGGCGGCGCTTCGAGCGGGAAGCGAGAGCCACGGCGGCGCTGAACTCGCCGTTCACAGTGGCCGTGCACGATTACGGCGTGGCCGACGACGGCTCGTTCTATTACGTGATGGAGCTGTTGCGCGGGTTAGACCTGGAGGGCCTGGTGGAGAAGTTCGGCCCGGTGTCGGCGCGGCGGGCGGTGTACATCCTGATTCAGGTTTGCGATTCGCTCGCCGAAGCGCACGCGGCCGGACTGACGCATCGCGACGTGAAGCCGCGGAACATATTCCTCTGCCGGTTGGGGACGAACTACGATTGCGTCAAGGTGCTGGATTTCGGCCTGGTGAAGGTTCGCAGCGCGAGCGGAGAATCGCGTTTGACGCGGGAAGGCGTCACCACCGGTACGCCGGCGTACATGTCGCCGGAAATGGCGCTCGGCCATCACGACGTTGACGCACGCACGGATATCTACGCCACCGGCTGCGTCGCCTATTGGCTTCTCACGGGGCAGTTGGTGTTCGACGCACCGAATGCGCTGTCGATGGCGCTCGAGCACGTGCAGCGCGCGCCGGTGCGGCCTTCGCAACGCACGGAGATCGATATTCCGCCCGTGCTCGAAGAGATCGTGATGCGGTGTCTCGAGAAAGATCCGGCCAAGCGTCCGCAATCGGCGCGGGAACTGAAGACGCTGCTCGAGCGCACACCGCTCGCGGAGGAGTGGACCAACGACCTCGCCGAAGAGTGGTGGCGGCGCCACGCGCCGATTCAGGAAGCGCCGTTCCGCGCGGACCAGACGACGGCCTGA
- a CDS encoding RNA-binding S4 domain-containing protein yields MRIDKWLWAARFFKTRSLAAHACELGRVTVDGQPVKPAREVRVDLVIEVKTPGGDFEVRVAGLSEIRGPAPAARLLYEETVRSREAREQAAAVRRLMPEIRPAIGGRPSKRDRRALSRLRDSAP; encoded by the coding sequence ATGCGAATCGACAAATGGCTCTGGGCCGCCCGCTTTTTCAAGACCCGCTCGCTCGCGGCGCATGCGTGCGAGCTGGGGCGCGTGACCGTGGACGGCCAACCCGTGAAGCCCGCCCGCGAGGTCCGTGTGGATCTGGTGATCGAAGTGAAGACCCCCGGCGGCGATTTCGAAGTGCGCGTCGCCGGACTGAGCGAGATTCGCGGACCGGCCCCGGCCGCGCGGCTCCTTTACGAAGAGACCGTCCGAAGCCGGGAGGCGCGGGAACAGGCGGCGGCAGTGCGGCGGCTCATGCCCGAGATTCGGCCCGCCATCGGCGGGCGCCCGTCCAAGCGGGACCGCCGCGCGCTGTCGCGGCTGCGCGACTCCGCGCCGTAG